CATCATCTGCAACCCGGACACCGATCCGCCGGGGCTGCTCGCCGACATCGGGCAGTACATGCCGTCGGAGCTGCTGGCAATCGTGCCCTGACTTTCGAGCTATGAAACGCCGCCACCTCCTGTTGGTCGCCGTTCTCGCACTGGTCGCCCTCTCGGGCTGTACCGGCTTCTTCGGCTCCGAAGAGGTCGACCCGGAGCGGCTGAACGAGAACGCGAGCTACGACTGGAACACTTCGACCGACGGGACAATCGTCATCGAGGAGTCGAAATACACTGCCGTCTACGCCATCGAAAACGAGACGGCGTTCGACGTGTACACCGTTGACGGCCTCGGGCGCGAGCGGAGCGTTCCCATCAGTGCGCTTCGGTTCAGATACGACAACGGGACGGTCGTTAGCGCCGCCAACTCTTCGCTGAGTGCTTCGGAGAGCCGCCAGCGGACCACCGTTAATTTCTCGGGGAACGTCTCCGGACAGGTGGGGTACTCGGTCGCTCGGACCGGCAAGCGATTTGGCTCCCCGACGCTGGTTGAGGACAGCTCGTACACAGTCGTGCTCCCGCCTAACACCGGGGCCGGTATCCCCTTCCTCTCGCGAATCAGCCCGGGCGGGTACGAGTCCGAAACCGTCGACGGCCAGCAGGTCATCCGCTGGGACGAGGTGACCTCCGACCAGATCGTTGTCCGGTACTACCTCGACCGCGACCTGTGGCTGTTCGGCGGCCTATCGGCCATCGGCGTCGTCATCGGCGTTGTGGGGACGCTGTACTACTACCGACAGCTACAGGCGGTCATTCGCCGGCGCAAGGAGGCCGGTATCGACCTCGAAGAGGACGACGGTGACGACGACCCGCGGGACCGCGGCCCGCCACCGGGGATGCGCTGAGGCCGGTTCGAAAGCGAATTCGGGCCCGTTTCGCAGACGCTAACCGGGTCACTTTTTCGGGTCGGGCGTGCACACACGGCTATGAGCAACGGGTGGTTCGCCGGGCTGGACCCGGACGACGATGCGGCCGCTGTCGAACAGATAGAGGCCGGGCGAGCCGACACACCGGAGGACTGGCCACAGCAGGCCGTCGAGGCGGGGTTCGCTGACGACGAAGCGGCCTACTACGACCGCCTCCACGAGGTGACGATGGCGGCCACCAGCGCGGCGGTCGCCGAACAGGAGGGCGCTGACGACCAGCAGCTCGTGCATGCGGTGCGGGCGATGGCCGACTGCGAGCGGACGGCGAACGAGCTCGCCGAGCGGGTCGCCGAATGGGGCGGAAGCCGACACGGTGACAGTGGAAGCGGCGTCGAGTACGCCCGCTCGCTGGTCGACCGGGACGACGAGGACGAGGGGGACACCGCTCTCCGGTCGCTCGCAGAGCAGACGGCCGAACTGGCCGATGAAGCGGACTCGCTTCGGGCATACATCGAACGGACTGCGCCTGCTGTCGCGCCGAACCTCTCGATGCTGGCCGGGCCAGTGCTTGCAGCCCGCCTGATTTCGCTGGCCGGCGGCCTCGAAGCCTTGGCGAAGAAACCGAGCGGGACGGTGCAGGTGCTGGGGGCCGAGGACGCGCTATTCGCCCACCTCAAAGGGAATGCGCCGTCGCCGAAACACGGCGTCATCTTCACCCACGCGTACGTCCGTGGGACCCGCCGAGAGGACCGCGGATCGGCTGCGCGAGCGTTCGCCGGCAAGCTCTCTATCGCCGCGCGCGTCGACCACTACAGCGGCGACCGCCGGCCGGAACTGCAGGCGGAGCTCGACGAACGCATCGAACGAATTCAGGCACGGGCCGAGGAGGGCGACGAATGACGCTCCCGACTGGCGTCGAGCGCCACGACTTCGGCGGCGAGACAAGCCTCGCTACGCAGGGACAACCAGTGTACGGCGAGCGGACGGACGATGACTGGCGGCGGTGGGACCCCCATCGCTCGAAGCTCGGCGCGATGCTTGAACAGGGAATGGAGACCGGCCTTGACGGTGGCGAGACCGTGTTGTACCTCGGTGCGGCGGCCGGAACGACTGTGAGTCACGTTGCTGATTTCGGCGGCCCGACCTACGCCGTCGAGTTCGCGCCCCGCCCGGTCCGGGAACTGCTGGACGCGGCGGAGAGCCGGCAGAACCTCTTCCCACTGCTCAAGGACGCGCGCAAGCCCGAGAGCTATGCCCACGTCGTCGAACCGGTCGATGTCGTCGTGCAGGACGTGGCGACCAGAGGTCAGGCCCGAGTCGCAGCGCTCAACAAGCAGTTCCTGACCGATGACGGGCGGCTTCTCGCAGCTATCAAAGCCAGAAGCGAGGACGTGACCGCCGAACCCGACGACGTGTTTGACAGCGTGCGCGAGGAACTCAGTTCGACGTACGAACTGCTTGAGACGGCGCGGCTGGACCCGTTCCACGAGGACCATCTCGGTATCGTTGCCCGGCCCCGTGAAGACTGACTGGGGACGCCCTGTTCACACGACTGACACCAGATTGGAATCCAGTTGTGTGGGCCGAGCGGGCGGGGACGGAAGGCTTTAGCGGGTCGATTCCGATGTGCTGATTAATGGACGCGACGGGTTCTGCCGAGCATTTCACCCGGATGGGGACGCTCGGCATCGAAGAAGAGTTCTACGTCGTCGACGAGTTCGGTCGCCCGACGTCCGGGACGGACGAACTCGTTTACGAGACAGAGCCGCCGGAGGTTCTCGACGGCCGGCTCGACCACGAACTGTTCAAATGCGTTATCGAGACACAGACGCCGCGTATCGACGACCCGGGGAACGCCGGTGAGCACCTCCGCTCAGTCCGGGATGCGCTGGTGGCCCACGCCGAGGCGAACGGGTTCGGTATCGCCGCTGCGGGCCTGCATCCGCTGGCAAAGTGGCGCGAACTCGAACACGCCGAAAAGCCCCGTTATAGGTCCCAGCTGGACCGCATTCAGTACCCACAGCACCGCAACACGACCGCGGGGCTGCACGTCCACGTCGGTGTCGACGACGCCGACAAGGCCGTCTGGGTAGCGAACGAACTCCGCTGGCATCTCCCGCTGATGCTTGCGCTGTCAGCCAACTCACCGTACTGGAACGGCTTCGACACCGGGCTACAGTCCGCCCGCGGAAAGATATTCGAGGCCCTACCCAACACCGGGATGCCAACAGTGTTCGACGATTACGACGCCTTCGAGACCTACGAACAGCGGATGCTCGAAACGGGCAGCATCGACGACCGCGGCGAACTCTGGTTCGACGTTCGGCCACACTCCGGCCACGGCACTGTCGAGGTACGCGCGCCGGACGGGCAGGCCGATCCGGACCGGGTGCTGGCCTTCGTCGAATATGTCCACGAGCTCGTGGTCGACCTCGCCGAGCGCTACGAGGACGGGGAGTCCGGTCGGCGGCTCCGCCGGGAGTTCCTCGACGAGAACAAGTGGCGTGCGATCCGCCACGGTCAGTCTGCGAAACTCCTCTCCCGTGACCTCTCGACGACGCGCTCCGTCGAGGAACTGGTCGAGAGAGAAAGCGACCGTCTGGGTACCGACGGGCTTTGGGAGCTGTACAACCGGGAAAGCGGTGCCGAGCGACAGCGCCGGCTTCGTTCGGAGGAGGGCGTCATGGCGCTTGCTGACTCGCTGCGACTGTCCTGATTTAGGCTGTCGTCTGGAACTGAAACTGATTGGTTTTATCCCGCACAGGACTGGAGAGTCAGGGCCAAGGGTTTTTATCCAGCTATAGCTTTTGTCCTCACAGAGACAACGCATGTCTGCAGACGACAACGACCACGACGACCCCGAGGACACAGGCGATGTCCGGGACCGAATCGAGCAGGAGGCAGACCGCGCAGTCGAGCAGTTCGACGAAGGAATCGTCGACTTGCTGGCGTGGGTACTCGACACGGAGACGCGGGCGCGGATCTACGTCCACCTACGACAGCATCCGGAGAGCACGAGCGAGGAGATAGCTGAGGGGACCGGCCTGTATCCAAGTACCGTCCGCGAGGCCCTAGCCGCACTCACTGAGGAGGAAGTAGTAACCCGCCAGAAGCGTGAGAGCGACGGCGCTGGCAACAACCCCTACGAGTACAGCGCCATCCCGCCGAGCGACCTCGTCAACACCATCGTCGGTGACATCCAGTCGGAGCTGAACACGGTGTTCAACCTCGACGATCACATCGGCGGCGAGACGACACTGGAACCCGACAACGAGCCGGTGACCATCTCGGTCGAAGATGCGGACGACGACGCAACCGACGCAGACAAGCAGACTGACGACGAAGCGGACGGAGCCGACAGCGGAGACGACGACGACGTGTAGTCAAACCCGGCTCCAGAAGGCTGTTTCGTGAGTCGATATTACTAAACCTACCCGTGCCGTTGCCCGGGATATGAATGTCGCGCTGGGGGGAACGTTCGACCCGATTCACGACGGACACCGCGCGCTGTTCGAACGCGCATTCCAACTCGGGGACGTGACAGTTGGCCTCACCAGCGACGACCTCGCGCCGAAGACACGCCACGACCAGCGCCACGTTCGGCCGTTCAGCGAGCGGAAAGCCGCACTCGCCGACGAACTCGCGACGCTCGCCGCCGACCAAGACCGCGAGTGGGAGGTCAGGAAGCTCACCGAGCCGACCGGTATCGCCACAGAACAGCAGTTCGACACGCTCGTGGTCTCACCCGAGACCGAGACCGGCGGCCGCCGCATCAACGAAATCCGCGAGGAGCGGGGCCACGACCCGCTCGAAATCGAAGTCGTCCCGCACGTCCGCGCTGAAGACGGCGATATCATTTCTTCGACCCGAATCGTCGAGGGCGAAATCGACGAACACGGGAATCGCACGCCGAACCGCACCGGCCGCGAAAACCCCTCGTAGCTACCAGCCCGGTGCTTCCAGTCCAGCCGTCTCCAGCAGATCCTTCCAGCGCTGTTGAATCGTCAACCGGGAGACGTCCGTCGCCTCTGCGACTGCTGACTGGGATCGCTCCTCACCAGCGACCAGCGCAGCGACGTACACACTGGCTGCCATCGTTGCCTGTTTCGACCGATCTTCCTCCGGAACTGTCGAAAGGAACAGGTCGACCGCGTGGGACCGCGCCGCCGTCCCGAGGTTGAGCCTGTCCGCCGCCGCCTCGATATCGGACAGCCACTCGTCGTGCTCGATTCGGTCACTGGCGCGGTACATACAGCGCTGTTGGGCCCCATCCCACCTAAACCTTCGTCGCCCGCAAGCGAAGGGTTCTTGATGCCAACGCGGATATCGACTGGTGCGCGCGGGTTGCCGAGCCAGGCCAAAGGCGTAGCGCTTAGGACGCTATCCCGTAGGGGTCCGCCGGTTCGAATCCGGTCCCGCGCACTCGCTACCGCTCGTTTTCGGCTTGTCCAACAACGACAAGACCCCAAATGAACCTCGAAAAGCCGAATACGCTGGAACGCTGTCCCGGTTTTGATTCGGATATGATGGAACCGAATAGAACGATTACAATTGTCCGCAAGAACCAGCGCGACTTCTTATCCGATAAGGCCGTTGTGGACTACTACGAGTACCGCAAACCCTACCTCACGTACCTGCTTCGGATGGGGAAAGACCCGCAGAAAGCGAAAGGATACTCTCCGTACACCGTCTGTCAGACGGGACATCGAACTGCACGATTCGACCTTTGGGTGTGGGAGAACCGTGGTGGGTACAAAGCCCCGCCCGACCAAGACGACGCCCGCGCCTACATGGAAGAAGTCGCGTTCCGTGATGTGACCGAATCTACGAAAGGGAAGACCCTCGGTTCGCTCGGACGCTACTCGAAGTGGCTTCAGCACAAGTACAATCGTGATGAGTGGGAGTTCAGTTGGAACTTCCAGTCGGGTGGGGGTAACAACGGCCCGCGTGATTTCCTGACGAAGCCGGAACGTCGCAAGATACGACAGGCCGCGCTTGGGAAAGACGGTACTCCCAACTACGGAACCAACAGCGACCTTCTCGAAGCCGACCCCGACAGTTGGAAATTTACCTCTCTTGTCTGGACGAGTCTCGACGCTGGGCTTCGTCCGGTGGAAGTCGGGAACGCTCGGGTGGGCTGGTGTGAACCCGAGAACGGACTGTTACGTATCCCGAGAGAGGATTCAGCCAAGAACGAGGGGAACTGGACCGTGGGCATCACCGACCGCACAGCGACCGCATTAGAGCGGTGGATAGACGAACGTGCAGACCACCCGAGATATGACGATACCGACAAACTGTGGCTCACTCGTCACGGGAATCGATACGGTTCCAATGAATTGAGTCGGATTTTGAAAGACCTGTGCGACCGGGTAGACATTAGCCACAAGAATCGTCAGATGTCGTGGTATGCAATCCGTCACTCCGTTGGGACGCACATGACTAAA
The Haloarcula sp. CBA1129 genome window above contains:
- a CDS encoding DUF5803 family protein → MKRRHLLLVAVLALVALSGCTGFFGSEEVDPERLNENASYDWNTSTDGTIVIEESKYTAVYAIENETAFDVYTVDGLGRERSVPISALRFRYDNGTVVSAANSSLSASESRQRTTVNFSGNVSGQVGYSVARTGKRFGSPTLVEDSSYTVVLPPNTGAGIPFLSRISPGGYESETVDGQQVIRWDEVTSDQIVVRYYLDRDLWLFGGLSAIGVVIGVVGTLYYYRQLQAVIRRRKEAGIDLEEDDGDDDPRDRGPPPGMR
- a CDS encoding site-specific integrase; translated protein: MNLEKPNTLERCPGFDSDMMEPNRTITIVRKNQRDFLSDKAVVDYYEYRKPYLTYLLRMGKDPQKAKGYSPYTVCQTGHRTARFDLWVWENRGGYKAPPDQDDARAYMEEVAFRDVTESTKGKTLGSLGRYSKWLQHKYNRDEWEFSWNFQSGGGNNGPRDFLTKPERRKIRQAALGKDGTPNYGTNSDLLEADPDSWKFTSLVWTSLDAGLRPVEVGNARVGWCEPENGLLRIPREDSAKNEGNWTVGITDRTATALERWIDERADHPRYDDTDKLWLTRHGNRYGSNELSRILKDLCDRVDISHKNRQMSWYAIRHSVGTHMTKERDLAATQAQLRHESVKTTLKYDNVPVEDRRDALDNMG
- a CDS encoding phosphopantetheine adenylyltransferase, translated to MNVALGGTFDPIHDGHRALFERAFQLGDVTVGLTSDDLAPKTRHDQRHVRPFSERKAALADELATLAADQDREWEVRKLTEPTGIATEQQFDTLVVSPETETGGRRINEIREERGHDPLEIEVVPHVRAEDGDIISSTRIVEGEIDEHGNRTPNRTGRENPS
- a CDS encoding glutamate--cysteine ligase, which encodes MDATGSAEHFTRMGTLGIEEEFYVVDEFGRPTSGTDELVYETEPPEVLDGRLDHELFKCVIETQTPRIDDPGNAGEHLRSVRDALVAHAEANGFGIAAAGLHPLAKWRELEHAEKPRYRSQLDRIQYPQHRNTTAGLHVHVGVDDADKAVWVANELRWHLPLMLALSANSPYWNGFDTGLQSARGKIFEALPNTGMPTVFDDYDAFETYEQRMLETGSIDDRGELWFDVRPHSGHGTVEVRAPDGQADPDRVLAFVEYVHELVVDLAERYEDGESGRRLRREFLDENKWRAIRHGQSAKLLSRDLSTTRSVEELVERESDRLGTDGLWELYNRESGAERQRRLRSEEGVMALADSLRLS
- a CDS encoding winged helix-turn-helix domain-containing protein, translated to MSADDNDHDDPEDTGDVRDRIEQEADRAVEQFDEGIVDLLAWVLDTETRARIYVHLRQHPESTSEEIAEGTGLYPSTVREALAALTEEEVVTRQKRESDGAGNNPYEYSAIPPSDLVNTIVGDIQSELNTVFNLDDHIGGETTLEPDNEPVTISVEDADDDATDADKQTDDEADGADSGDDDDV
- a CDS encoding fibrillarin-like rRNA/tRNA 2'-O-methyltransferase, translated to MTLPTGVERHDFGGETSLATQGQPVYGERTDDDWRRWDPHRSKLGAMLEQGMETGLDGGETVLYLGAAAGTTVSHVADFGGPTYAVEFAPRPVRELLDAAESRQNLFPLLKDARKPESYAHVVEPVDVVVQDVATRGQARVAALNKQFLTDDGRLLAAIKARSEDVTAEPDDVFDSVREELSSTYELLETARLDPFHEDHLGIVARPRED
- a CDS encoding NOP5/NOP56 family protein — encoded protein: MSNGWFAGLDPDDDAAAVEQIEAGRADTPEDWPQQAVEAGFADDEAAYYDRLHEVTMAATSAAVAEQEGADDQQLVHAVRAMADCERTANELAERVAEWGGSRHGDSGSGVEYARSLVDRDDEDEGDTALRSLAEQTAELADEADSLRAYIERTAPAVAPNLSMLAGPVLAARLISLAGGLEALAKKPSGTVQVLGAEDALFAHLKGNAPSPKHGVIFTHAYVRGTRREDRGSAARAFAGKLSIAARVDHYSGDRRPELQAELDERIERIQARAEEGDE
- a CDS encoding transcription initiation factor IIB family protein, which codes for MYRASDRIEHDEWLSDIEAAADRLNLGTAARSHAVDLFLSTVPEEDRSKQATMAASVYVAALVAGEERSQSAVAEATDVSRLTIQQRWKDLLETAGLEAPGW